A stretch of the Vigna radiata var. radiata cultivar VC1973A chromosome 9, Vradiata_ver6, whole genome shotgun sequence genome encodes the following:
- the LOC106772901 gene encoding cytochrome b5, seed isoform gives MGGESNKVFTLAEVSQHNNAKDCWLVIHGKVYNVTKFLEDHPGGDDVLLSSTGKDASNDFDDIGHSTSAVAMMDEFYVGDIDTSSIPSKVAYTPPNQPKYNQDKTPEFIIRILQFLVPLCILGLAVGIHFYTKSK, from the exons ATGGGAGGTGAGAGCAACAAGGTCTTCACTTTGGCTGAGGTTTCTCAGCACAATAATGCCAAAGATTGTTGGCTTGTCATTCATGGCAAG GTTTATAATGTGACAAAATTCTTGGAGGACCACCCTGGTGGTGATGATGTCCTATTGTCTTCCACAG GGAAGGATGCGagtaatgattttgatgatattGGTCACAGCACCAGTGCCGTAGCCATGATGGATGAGTTCTATGTTGGAGACATTGATACATCATCCATCCCCAGCAAGGTGGCGTACACTCCTCCCAACCAACCTAAGTATAACCAGGACAAGACACCAGAGTTCATCATCAGGATCCTCCAGTTTCTAGTTCCCTTGTGTATCTTGGGTTTGGCAGTTGGTATTCATTTCTACACCAAATCAAAATAA
- the LOC106772908 gene encoding BTB/POZ domain-containing protein At5g48800, translating to MDRTDKEQLSLVKGTRQRYNEWIFRDVPSDITIEVNGGSFSLHKFPLVSRSGRIRRIVAEHRGDDISRFELLNLPGGAECFELAAKFCYGINFEITSTNVAQLCCVSDYLEMTEDFSKDNLGSRAEEYLESIVCKNLEMCVEVLQQCESLLPLADELKVVSRCIDAIASKACAEQIASSFSRLEYSSSGRLHMSRQAKCDGDWWIEDLSVLRIDMYQRVITAMKCRGVRPESIGASLVNYAQKELTKKSSLWNPSSQTKIDSNSTLHEKLVVETIVSLLPVEKLAVPINFLFGLLRSAVMLDCTIASRLDLERRIGSQIDVATLDDILIPSFRHAGDTLFDVDTVHRILVNFFQQDDSEEDPEDAFVFESDSPRSPSQTALVKVSKLVDNYLAEIAPDANLKLSKFLVIAETLPAHARTVHDGLYRAIDIYLKAHQGLSDLDKKKLCRLIDFQKLSQEAGAHAAQNERLPLQSIVQVLYFEQLRLRNSLSCSYGEDDPKPIHQSWRISSGALSAAMSPRDNYASLRRENRELKLELARLRMRLNDLEREHACMKRDMAKSGSRKFMSSFSKKIGKLSLFGHSSSRGSTSPSRNSHRTDSKVIERTCASTE from the exons ATGGATCGTACTGACAAGGAGCAGCTATCCTTGGTCAAGGGTACAAGGCAAAGATACAATGAATG GATTTTTCGTGATGTTCCAAGTGATATAACAATAGAAGTGAATGGCGGATCATTTTCATTGCACAAG TTTCCTCTTGTCTCCAGAAGTGGCAGAATAAGGAGAATAGTTGCAGAACACAGGGGTGATGATATCTCAAGATTTGAGCTTCTTAATCTACCAGGAGGAGCTGAATGCTTCGAGTTGGCAGCAAAATTTTGTTATGGCATTAACTTTGAGATTACATCCACAAATGTTGCTCAGCTATGCTGTGTTTCTGATTACCTTGAAATGACTGAAGACTTTTCAAAAGACAACCTTGGCTCGCGTGCTGAGGAATACCTTGAGAGTATAGTTTGCAAGAATCTCGAAATGTGTGTTGAAGTCTTGCAACAATGTGAGAGCCTGCTGCCTCTTGCTGATGAGCTAAAAGTAGTTAGCCGCTGCATTGATGCAATAGCTTCAAAAGCATGTGCAGAACAAATAGCGTCTAGTTTCTCAAGATTAGAGTATAGCAGCTCAGGAAGGTTACACATGAGTAGGCAAGCCAAATGCGATGGTGACTGGTGGATAGAAGATCTTTCTGTTCTGAGAATTGATATGTATCAAAGAGTCATAACGGCCATGAAATGCCGTGGGGTTCGGCCAGAGAGTATTGGTGCTTCCCTTGTGAATTATGCACAGAAAGAACTGACAAAGAAATCCAGCTTGTGGAATCCATCTAGCCAGACTAAGATTGATTCAAATTCCACATTACATGAAAAGCTTGTGGTTGAGACCATTGTTAGCCTTTTGCCAGTGGAAAAACTTGCTGTTCCAATCAATTTCCTTTTCGGGCTTCTGCGAAGTGCAGTTATGCTGGATTGTACAATTGCTTCTAGACTTGACTTGGAAAGAAGGATTGGATCACAGATAGATGTTGCCACCCTTGATGATATCTTGATTCCATCTTTCAGGCATGCAGGTGATACCTTGTTTGATGTTGACACAGTTCATAGAATTTTGGTAAATTTCTTTCAGCAGGATGATAGTGAAGAAGATCCAGAAGATGCATTTGTTTTTGAATCTGACAGCCCTCGTTCACCCTCCCAAACTGCATTAGTCAAAGTGTCAAAACTAGTGGATAACTACCTCGCTGAAATAGCCCCCGATGCAAACCTGAAACTTTCCAAGTTTTTGGTCATTGCAGAAACCTTGCCTGCACATGCCCGCACAGTTCATGATGGTTTATATCGCGCCATTGATATTTACTTAAAA GCACACCAAGGTTTGTCAGATTTGGACAAGAAAAAGCTATGCAGATTGATTGACTTTCAAAAGCTTTCTCAAGAAGCTGGAGCACACGCTGCGCAAAATGAGCGTCTTCCTCTTCAATCAATAGTGCAAGTTCTGTATTTTGAACAGCTAAGACTTAGAAATTCTTTGTCCTGCTCCTACGGGGAAGATGACCCCAAGCCAATACACCAGTCATGGCGCATAAGCAGTGGTGCACTAAGTGCCGCAATGTCTCCACGAGACAACTATGCATCACTGAGACGCGAAAACCGTGAGCTTAAACTTGAATTGGCACGTCTAAGAATGAGACTAAACGATCTGGAGAGGGAGCATGCTTGCATGAAGAGGGATATGGCTAAGTCCGGATCGCGTAAATTTATGAGTTCTTTCTCCAAAAAAATTGGTAAGCTCAGTCTTTTTGGGCATAGTTCTTCTCGAGGATCAACTTCTCCATCAAGGAATTCTCATAGAACAGATTCAAAGGTGATTGAGAGAACCTGTGCCAGCACAGAGTAG